One Elaeis guineensis isolate ETL-2024a chromosome 10, EG11, whole genome shotgun sequence genomic window carries:
- the LOC105052190 gene encoding mannose-specific lectin 3-like, whose protein sequence is MASATSVRLLILLLTFGLLSRPGSATDFVIYSDPPTALLPGQMFHYDLTPQGIAYGKASLVMQPDCSLVLYFHGEKTWATNTTGLGDNCYLTIDSNGEAILHQRNIHYPARRSNLTSVLGSYAFLLQWNEGLGIYGPAIWSSSNEGELSDPEPSNITTDYVFYSYSVLPIGKILEYKNYRLVLKDDYNVVLLDTNTGEINWQTNTYSPLHDCFTTLDANGELFVEHNRRDILWRSNVTSTSYLYIFVLRYDAKLVIYGPQLWTTKPFGRCMGLYFEKLVG, encoded by the coding sequence ATGGCCTCTGCAACCTCCGTTCGTCTTCTCATCCTTCTACTCACCTTTGGCCTCCTCAGTCGGCCTGGCTCGGCCACCGACTTCGTCATCTACTCCGACCCACCCACCGCTCTCCTTCCTGGCCAAATGTTCCACTATGACTTGACTCCCCAAGGCATCGCATATGGCAAGGCCTCGCTGGTCATGCAGCCCGACTGCAGCCTAGTCCTCTACTTCCATGGAGAGAAAACTTGGGCCACCAACACCACCGGCCTGGGTGACAACTGCTACCTCACCATCGACTCTAACGGCGAAGCCATCCTTCATCAGCGCAACATACACTACCCCGCGAGGCGAAGCAACTTAACCTCCGTCCTGGGGAGCTATGCCTTCCTCCTGCAATGGAATGAAGGCCTCGGCATCTATGGCCCGGCCATATGGTCGAGCTCTAACGAAGGAGAACTGAGCGATCCAGAGCCTTCCAACATCACCACGGACTACGTCTTCTATTCCTACAGCGTGCTGCCCATAGGAAAAATACTCGAATACAAGAATTACAGGCTGGTCTTGAAGGATGACTACAACGTGGTGTTGCTCGACACCAACACTGGGGAGATCAATTGGCAGACCAACACTTACAGCCCCTTGCACGACTGCTTCACCACCCTCGACGCCAACGGGGAATTGTTCGTCGAGCATAACCGCAGGGACATTCTCTGGAGGTCCAATGTAACATCTACTTCGTATCTCTACATATTTGTGCTTCGCTATGACGCAAAGCTTGTTATTTATGGCCCTCAGCTGTGGACGACCAAACCATTTGGTAGATGTATGGGCTTGTACTTTGAGAAGCTGGTGGGCTAG